A single window of Ferrimonas balearica DSM 9799 DNA harbors:
- a CDS encoding DUF1501 domain-containing protein, whose protein sequence is MSQVGWATASTAVSDYRALVCIYFNGGNDGFNTLVPTDDTHYQEYANIRKHLAIPQANLLTTSLSGRDRAGNTVELGLHPSMEGLKALCDRGYVTGLLNCGVLKRPMTVADHGAEPDMLFSHNSQTYEWLRGDAINKSLSSGWGSRLMAQLSQQSDIPPMYSFAGQSRLFRGPDKANSLSASGAQTITMRTFLKNRYIQTLDNERPDPFREHFRGIMRDSIYASQTVNGVISGAANATLAADSDNPLSLQLDATLKFINSRESLTQNRQIFFLNLGGFDTHANQVSSHEALLSQFSRAVKNFYDLLDEQGLSSKVTTVTLSDFGRRIIPNATGTDHGWGNNQFVISGAPMAGTTVGTWPSLVPGGEDDFSAGRLLPTTSVDQIGATLARWMGVAEPDLQAVFPNIANFTPKALPLFS, encoded by the coding sequence ATGTCTCAAGTGGGCTGGGCAACCGCTTCGACGGCGGTCAGCGACTACCGGGCACTGGTTTGCATCTACTTCAACGGGGGCAACGATGGGTTCAATACTCTGGTGCCCACGGACGATACGCACTATCAGGAGTACGCGAACATCCGTAAACACCTCGCGATCCCGCAAGCCAACCTGCTGACCACGTCATTGTCCGGACGGGATCGAGCCGGCAATACGGTTGAACTGGGATTGCACCCCTCGATGGAGGGCCTCAAGGCGCTGTGTGACCGGGGCTATGTAACCGGACTGCTCAATTGCGGAGTGCTGAAACGGCCCATGACGGTTGCGGATCATGGGGCAGAACCCGACATGCTGTTCTCCCATAACTCCCAGACCTACGAGTGGCTGCGGGGAGACGCCATCAACAAATCCCTGAGCAGTGGTTGGGGATCGCGGCTGATGGCGCAGCTAAGCCAGCAAAGTGACATCCCCCCGATGTACAGCTTCGCGGGTCAGTCCCGGCTGTTCCGGGGGCCGGATAAAGCCAACAGTTTGTCAGCCTCCGGGGCGCAAACCATCACCATGAGGACTTTCCTTAAAAATCGCTACATACAGACGCTGGATAATGAAAGGCCTGATCCCTTTCGGGAGCATTTCCGCGGCATCATGCGAGACAGCATTTACGCGAGCCAGACGGTGAATGGTGTGATCAGTGGGGCGGCCAACGCGACCCTGGCCGCGGACAGCGACAACCCGCTTAGTCTGCAGCTGGACGCAACGCTGAAGTTCATCAACAGTCGGGAATCACTGACCCAGAACCGGCAGATCTTCTTTCTCAACCTGGGGGGATTCGATACCCATGCCAACCAGGTGTCCAGTCATGAGGCGCTGCTGTCTCAATTCAGCCGGGCGGTGAAAAACTTCTATGACCTGCTGGATGAACAAGGGCTGTCGTCCAAGGTGACGACGGTAACCCTGTCTGATTTTGGCCGTCGCATCATCCCCAATGCCACCGGGACTGACCACGGTTGGGGCAACAACCAGTTTGTGATCAGCGGCGCCCCAATGGCCGGGACAACGGTCGGCACCTGGCCTTCGTTGGTGCCCGGAGGGGAGGACGACTTCTCTGCCGGCCGTCTGCTTCCCACCACCTCGGTGGATCAGATTGGTGCCACACTGGCGCGTTGGATGGGAGTGGCCGAGCCGGACTTGCAAGCCGTATTCCCCAATATCGCCAATTTTACCCCCAAGGCGTTGCCACTGTTCAGCTGA
- the gorA gene encoding glutathione-disulfide reductase, producing the protein MAQQFDYIVLGAGSGGIASANRAAMRGAKVLLIEAQHLGGTCVNVGCVPKKVMWFGAQVAEAIKLYGPDYGFDTTLNQFSWSKLVESREAYIERIHGGYNRGLDANGVTLVKGFGKFVDAKTVEVNGEHYTAPNILIATGGRPTIPAIPGAEHGIDSNGFFALTEQPKRVAVVGAGYIAVELAGVLHSLGSETHLLVRKHAPLRNFDPMIVDTLVKLMAAEGPTLHTHSIPKAVEKEADGSLTLHLENGNSLNVDCLIWAIGREPATDKINIEASGVKVNERGFIPVDEYQNTNVPGIYTVGDIMEGGIELTPVAVKAGRALSERLFGGQPEAKMDYSLVPTVVFSHPAIGTIGLTEPQAREQYGDDNVKVYTSSFAAMYTAVTAHRQATEMKLVCVGPEEKIVGLHGIGFGMDEILQGFAVAIKMGATKADFDATVALHPTSAEEFVTMR; encoded by the coding sequence ATGGCACAGCAATTTGACTACATCGTTCTAGGCGCCGGTTCCGGCGGTATCGCCTCAGCCAACCGCGCGGCCATGCGCGGCGCCAAGGTGCTGCTGATCGAAGCCCAGCACCTCGGTGGCACCTGCGTAAACGTCGGTTGTGTACCGAAGAAAGTGATGTGGTTTGGTGCCCAGGTGGCGGAAGCCATCAAGCTGTATGGCCCGGATTACGGCTTTGATACCACCCTCAACCAGTTCAGCTGGAGCAAGCTGGTGGAGAGTCGCGAGGCCTACATCGAGCGCATCCACGGCGGCTACAACCGCGGCCTGGATGCCAACGGCGTAACGCTGGTCAAAGGCTTCGGCAAATTTGTCGACGCCAAAACCGTTGAGGTGAACGGTGAGCACTACACCGCGCCGAACATCCTGATCGCTACCGGTGGCCGTCCCACCATCCCGGCCATCCCCGGTGCTGAGCACGGCATCGATTCCAACGGCTTCTTCGCCCTGACCGAGCAGCCCAAACGTGTGGCGGTGGTGGGTGCCGGTTACATCGCCGTCGAGCTGGCTGGTGTGCTGCACAGCCTGGGCAGTGAAACCCACCTGCTGGTGCGCAAGCACGCGCCGCTGCGCAACTTCGACCCGATGATCGTCGATACCCTGGTGAAACTGATGGCAGCGGAAGGCCCGACCCTGCACACCCACTCCATCCCCAAAGCGGTGGAGAAAGAGGCGGACGGCAGCCTGACCCTGCATCTGGAAAACGGCAACAGCCTCAACGTGGATTGCCTGATCTGGGCCATCGGTCGAGAGCCGGCCACCGACAAGATCAACATCGAAGCGTCGGGCGTGAAGGTGAACGAGCGCGGCTTTATCCCGGTGGATGAGTACCAGAACACCAATGTGCCCGGCATCTACACCGTGGGTGACATCATGGAGGGCGGCATTGAACTGACTCCGGTGGCAGTGAAAGCGGGCCGTGCCCTGTCCGAGCGCCTGTTCGGCGGCCAGCCGGAAGCCAAGATGGACTACTCGCTGGTGCCCACCGTGGTGTTCAGCCACCCGGCCATCGGCACCATCGGCCTGACCGAACCTCAGGCCCGCGAGCAGTACGGCGACGACAATGTGAAGGTCTACACCTCCTCCTTCGCCGCCATGTACACCGCAGTGACCGCTCACCGTCAGGCCACCGAAATGAAGCTGGTGTGCGTCGGCCCCGAGGAGAAGATCGTTGGCCTGCACGGCATCGGCTTCGGTATGGATGAAATCCTCCAGGGCTTCGCCGTGGCCATCAAGATGGGCGCCACCAAGGCCGACTTTGATGCCACCGTGGCCCTGCACCCCACCAGCGCCGAAGAGTTCGTGACCATGCGCTGA
- a CDS encoding glutamate synthase-related protein translates to MTKPIIAAVRPAKVALKAGQSYWFCRCGRSATQPFCDGSHKGTDFTPLAFSPEKDGDAYLCQCKRSQEQPYCDGSHARIPAEQVGTEGGENDAPKREAADGSSNANRPPQAEPTPEEPEVAFIHQLAREGLAGGHHGPMVAMGVPRHTLPQWDAIQVMVAQLARPPLLDDARVGTELVIGPRARKPLTLAMPLFVSDMSFGALSREAKIALAQGAELAGTGICSGEGGMLDAEQAACSRYFYELAAARFGFDEAKLKGVQALHFKAGQAAKTGTGGHLPADKVTEEIAAVRGLPAGQPAISPARFTDLTSPRDFRRCADRIREVTGGIPIGFKLSANHVEQDIQFALEASADYLILDGRGGGTGAAPALFRDHISVATIPALARARRYLDAQGQRDITLIITGGLRTPADFVKALALGADGIALANAAIQALGCVGARMCNSNRCPTGIATQDPTLRQRLDTQAGPQRVARYLQSACELMTVMARACGHAHLSDFSLADIATADRELVALAGVPYVGVSKEVNS, encoded by the coding sequence ATGACCAAACCAATCATCGCCGCCGTTCGTCCCGCCAAAGTGGCGCTCAAAGCGGGCCAGTCCTACTGGTTCTGCCGCTGTGGACGCTCTGCCACACAGCCGTTTTGCGATGGCTCCCACAAGGGCACGGACTTTACCCCGCTGGCGTTCTCACCCGAAAAGGATGGCGACGCCTACCTGTGCCAGTGCAAACGCAGCCAGGAGCAGCCCTATTGCGACGGCAGTCATGCCCGCATTCCCGCCGAGCAGGTCGGCACCGAAGGCGGAGAGAATGACGCCCCAAAGCGTGAGGCGGCGGACGGCAGCAGCAACGCGAACCGCCCGCCGCAGGCCGAACCCACGCCGGAAGAGCCGGAGGTGGCGTTCATCCACCAGCTGGCCAGAGAAGGGCTTGCCGGTGGCCATCATGGCCCGATGGTGGCGATGGGGGTGCCACGACACACCCTGCCCCAATGGGATGCCATTCAGGTGATGGTGGCGCAGTTGGCGCGGCCGCCCCTGCTGGATGACGCCCGGGTTGGGACAGAGTTGGTGATCGGTCCCCGCGCCCGCAAACCCCTGACTCTGGCGATGCCTCTGTTTGTGTCGGACATGAGTTTTGGCGCTCTGTCCCGGGAAGCCAAGATCGCCCTGGCGCAAGGGGCGGAGTTAGCAGGCACCGGCATCTGTTCCGGCGAAGGTGGCATGCTGGATGCGGAACAGGCCGCCTGCTCGCGCTACTTCTATGAGCTGGCCGCTGCCCGCTTTGGTTTTGATGAGGCAAAGCTTAAGGGCGTGCAGGCCCTGCACTTCAAGGCCGGACAGGCCGCCAAAACCGGTACAGGCGGTCACCTGCCTGCTGATAAGGTGACCGAGGAGATCGCCGCCGTTCGCGGCTTGCCTGCGGGCCAACCGGCCATCTCGCCCGCCCGGTTTACCGACCTCACCAGCCCACGGGATTTCCGCCGCTGCGCCGACCGCATCCGCGAAGTCACCGGGGGCATCCCCATCGGCTTTAAGCTCTCCGCCAACCACGTCGAACAGGATATCCAGTTTGCCCTCGAAGCCAGTGCCGATTACCTGATCCTTGATGGCCGCGGCGGTGGCACCGGAGCAGCCCCGGCGCTGTTCCGTGATCACATCAGCGTGGCCACCATCCCGGCCTTGGCCCGGGCCCGGCGTTACCTCGATGCCCAGGGCCAACGGGACATTACCCTGATCATCACGGGTGGCCTGCGCACCCCGGCAGACTTTGTCAAAGCGCTGGCATTGGGGGCCGATGGCATCGCGCTGGCCAACGCCGCCATTCAGGCCCTGGGCTGCGTCGGGGCACGGATGTGCAACAGCAACCGCTGCCCCACCGGCATCGCCACTCAGGACCCCACCCTGCGCCAGCGCCTCGATACCCAAGCCGGGCCGCAACGGGTAGCGCGTTATCTGCAAAGTGCCTGCGAGTTGATGACGGTCATGGCCCGGGCTTGCGGTCACGCGCACCTGAGTGATTTCAGCCTGGCGGATATTGCCACCGCCGACCGCGAGCTGGTGGCGCTGGCCGGGGTGCCTTATGTGGGGGTCAGCAAAGAGGTTAATTCCTGA
- the prlC gene encoding oligopeptidase A produces the protein MTNPLLEPHALPAFSQIQPEHVQPAVEHALKQCRETVERVLASGAAPTWDNLIAPIDEVEDTLSRLWSPVSHMNSVVSNDALRAAHDACLPALSEYGTWLGQNKDLYEAYKALAASDGYADLSPARKKVIENGLRDFELSGIGLPEAEQKRYGEIVMRLSELSSQYSNQLLDATNAWTKLVTDEAELAGLPESALEAAKQSATQRGLEGYLLTLEFPSYLAVMTYADNAELRREVYTAFCTRASDQGPHAGQYDNGPLMSEILALRQELAQLLGFDSPAHKSLATKMAQTPEQVISFLNELALASKGQGERELKELTEYAKAEHGVDSLNAWDITYFAEKQKQHRYQISDEALRPYFPENKVLSGLFHTVERLFGVKVQEREGVDTWHKDVRFFDLLEADGSVRGSFYLDLYARQNKRGGAWMDDCQGRRVRADGSLQKPVAYLTCNFNGPVGDKPALFTHDEVVTLFHEFGHGIHHMLTRIEDAPGVAGINGVPWDAVELPSQFLENWCWESEALAEISGHYQTGEPLPTEMLEKMLAAKNYQSAMMMLRQLEFALFDFRLHLEYSELQDADPIQNVLNQVRGQVAVIKAPEFNRFQHSFSHIFAGGYAAGYYSYKWAEVLSADAFSRFEEEGIFNPQVGGDFLQHVLEMGGSEEPMALFTRFRGREPEIDALLRHSGIAQ, from the coding sequence ATGACCAACCCGTTGCTGGAGCCACACGCTTTACCCGCTTTTTCCCAGATCCAACCGGAACACGTTCAGCCTGCGGTAGAGCACGCGCTGAAGCAGTGTCGGGAAACCGTTGAGCGGGTGCTGGCCAGTGGTGCTGCACCGACCTGGGACAACCTGATTGCCCCGATTGACGAAGTGGAGGACACCCTGTCCCGCCTGTGGTCACCGGTCAGCCATATGAACTCCGTAGTGAGCAACGACGCCCTGCGCGCAGCCCACGATGCCTGTCTGCCGGCGCTGTCTGAGTACGGCACCTGGCTGGGCCAGAACAAAGATCTGTACGAGGCCTACAAAGCGCTGGCCGCCAGTGACGGCTACGCCGACCTGAGTCCCGCCCGTAAGAAGGTGATTGAGAACGGCCTGCGTGATTTCGAGCTGTCCGGTATTGGTCTGCCGGAGGCGGAGCAGAAGCGCTATGGCGAGATCGTGATGCGCCTGTCCGAGCTGTCCAGCCAGTACTCCAACCAACTGTTGGATGCCACCAACGCCTGGACCAAGCTGGTCACTGATGAAGCGGAGCTGGCCGGTTTGCCGGAATCGGCCCTGGAAGCGGCCAAGCAGAGCGCGACCCAGCGTGGACTGGAGGGGTATCTGCTGACCCTGGAGTTCCCCTCCTACCTGGCCGTGATGACCTACGCCGACAACGCCGAACTGCGCCGTGAGGTGTACACCGCGTTCTGCACCCGCGCCTCCGACCAGGGCCCGCACGCAGGACAATACGATAACGGCCCGCTGATGAGCGAAATCCTGGCCCTGCGTCAGGAGTTGGCCCAGCTGCTGGGTTTCGACAGCCCGGCCCACAAATCGCTGGCCACCAAGATGGCACAAACCCCGGAGCAGGTGATCAGCTTCCTCAATGAGCTGGCACTGGCCTCCAAAGGGCAGGGCGAACGTGAGCTCAAAGAGCTGACCGAGTACGCCAAAGCGGAGCACGGCGTCGACAGCCTGAACGCCTGGGACATCACCTACTTCGCGGAAAAGCAGAAACAGCACCGTTACCAGATCTCCGATGAGGCGCTGCGCCCCTACTTCCCGGAGAACAAGGTGTTGTCCGGTCTGTTCCACACCGTTGAGCGCCTGTTCGGCGTCAAGGTTCAGGAGCGTGAAGGGGTCGACACCTGGCACAAAGACGTTCGCTTTTTCGACCTGCTGGAAGCGGATGGCAGCGTGCGCGGCAGCTTCTACCTCGACCTGTATGCCCGCCAGAACAAGCGCGGCGGTGCCTGGATGGACGATTGCCAGGGCCGCCGGGTGCGCGCCGATGGCAGCCTGCAGAAGCCGGTGGCGTACCTGACCTGCAACTTCAACGGTCCGGTGGGCGACAAGCCGGCGCTGTTTACCCACGACGAAGTGGTTACGCTGTTCCACGAGTTTGGCCATGGCATCCACCATATGCTGACCCGCATCGAAGACGCTCCGGGCGTCGCCGGCATCAACGGCGTGCCGTGGGATGCGGTCGAGTTGCCCAGCCAGTTCCTGGAAAACTGGTGCTGGGAGAGTGAAGCGCTGGCGGAGATCTCCGGTCACTACCAGACCGGTGAGCCGCTGCCCACCGAGATGCTGGAGAAGATGCTGGCGGCCAAGAACTACCAGAGTGCCATGATGATGCTGCGCCAGCTGGAGTTCGCCCTGTTCGATTTCCGCCTGCACCTTGAGTACAGCGAGCTGCAGGACGCTGACCCGATCCAGAACGTACTGAACCAGGTGCGCGGCCAGGTGGCGGTGATTAAGGCGCCGGAGTTCAATCGCTTCCAGCACAGCTTCAGCCACATCTTTGCCGGTGGTTACGCGGCGGGTTACTACAGCTACAAGTGGGCCGAAGTGCTCTCCGCAGACGCGTTCTCCCGCTTTGAGGAGGAGGGGATCTTCAATCCGCAGGTGGGCGGCGACTTCCTGCAGCACGTGTTGGAGATGGGGGGCAGTGAGGAGCCGATGGCGCTGTTCACCCGTTTCCGTGGC